In a single window of the Ancylobacter polymorphus genome:
- a CDS encoding NUDIX hydrolase gives MPPSPTPDPRAPAPASPVPEPALAIGLSAVIVAVTGDDPKVLTLRHEDGRDSLPSGPLERGHRTLEMGLRSWVERQTLQELGYVEQLYTFGDRDRGEDGTRALSLAYLALVREARPAADTDAAWQSWYRYFPWEDWRSGRPAVLDTLEHGLRSWAAGAAQGRLSERRAERIALCFGGPSGSTEAGWNEERVLERYELLYEAGLVGEALRERGSDRVAAAPSGREMREDHRRMLALAIARLRGKIKYRPVVFELMPPAFSLGQLQQAVEALSGARLHKQNFRRLVEQQRLVEETGESTAETGGRPARLVRFRREVLLERPAPGVRLPGGFGRR, from the coding sequence ATGCCGCCCTCGCCGACCCCCGACCCCCGCGCGCCCGCCCCTGCCTCGCCCGTGCCGGAGCCGGCGCTGGCCATCGGCCTGTCGGCGGTGATCGTGGCGGTGACCGGCGACGACCCGAAGGTGCTGACGCTGCGTCATGAGGACGGGCGTGATTCGCTGCCCTCCGGCCCGCTGGAGCGCGGGCACCGCACGCTGGAAATGGGCCTGCGCAGCTGGGTGGAACGGCAGACGCTGCAGGAACTCGGCTATGTCGAGCAGCTCTACACCTTCGGCGACCGCGACCGCGGCGAGGACGGCACGCGCGCGCTCTCGCTCGCCTATCTCGCCCTCGTGCGCGAGGCGCGCCCGGCCGCCGACACCGATGCCGCCTGGCAGAGCTGGTACCGCTATTTCCCGTGGGAGGACTGGCGCAGCGGCCGCCCCGCCGTGCTCGACACGCTGGAGCACGGGCTGCGCTCCTGGGCGGCGGGCGCGGCCCAGGGACGGCTGAGCGAGCGACGCGCCGAGCGCATCGCCCTGTGCTTCGGTGGGCCGAGCGGCAGCACCGAGGCCGGCTGGAACGAGGAGCGGGTGCTGGAGCGCTACGAGCTGCTCTATGAGGCCGGGCTGGTGGGCGAAGCGCTGCGCGAGCGCGGCTCGGACCGCGTCGCCGCTGCGCCTTCCGGGCGCGAAATGCGCGAGGACCATCGCCGCATGCTGGCGCTCGCCATCGCAAGGCTGCGCGGCAAGATCAAATACCGGCCTGTGGTGTTCGAGCTGATGCCGCCGGCCTTCTCGCTCGGCCAGCTGCAGCAGGCGGTGGAGGCGCTGTCCGGGGCGCGGCTGCACAAGCAGAATTTCCGCCGGCTGGTGGAGCAGCAGCGGCTGGTGGAAGAGACCGGCGAGAGCACCGCGGAAACCGGCGGGCGCCCCGCCCGTCTGGTGCGCTTCCGCCGCGAGGTGCTGCTGGAGCGCCCGGCGCCGGGGGTGAGGTTGCCGGGAGGGTTCGGGCGGCGGTGA
- a CDS encoding type II toxin-antitoxin system VapC family toxin — translation MNDHPRITNVVSEPMRPAGSPAVLDWLDRQAASTLFLTGTSLSELMLGAEILPAGRRREELRAGLAELLDTLFDSRILPFDAAAAHAFARLVAQARSAGRAISVADGQIAAIATAHGFRVATRDRAPFEAAGVPVIDPWAE, via the coding sequence TTGAATGATCATCCTCGAATCACCAATGTCGTCTCCGAGCCGATGCGCCCGGCCGGCAGCCCTGCGGTGCTGGACTGGCTCGACCGTCAGGCCGCGTCGACGCTGTTTCTGACCGGCACCAGCCTGTCTGAACTCATGCTCGGCGCGGAAATCCTGCCCGCCGGCCGCCGGCGCGAGGAACTGCGCGCGGGCCTGGCCGAACTTCTTGATACCTTGTTCGATAGCCGCATCCTGCCGTTCGACGCGGCCGCCGCGCACGCCTTCGCCCGGCTGGTGGCGCAAGCCCGGAGCGCCGGGCGGGCGATTTCCGTGGCGGACGGCCAGATCGCCGCCATCGCCACCGCGCATGGTTTCCGCGTCGCCACCCGCGACCGCGCGCCCTTTGAGGCGGCGGGCGTGCCGGTCATCGACCCCTGGGCGGAATGA
- a CDS encoding FitA-like ribbon-helix-helix domain-containing protein — protein MSAVTIRNLPDEVHRALKDRAARHGRSTEAEIREILQAAVRPPERVKVGSALAAFGRRFNGIEFEPMRASDPAEPASFE, from the coding sequence ATGTCGGCCGTCACCATTCGCAACCTTCCCGACGAGGTTCACCGTGCCCTCAAGGACCGGGCGGCGCGCCATGGGCGCAGCACGGAAGCGGAGATCCGCGAAATATTGCAGGCCGCTGTGCGCCCGCCGGAGCGGGTCAAGGTCGGCTCGGCCCTCGCTGCCTTCGGTCGTCGCTTCAATGGGATCGAGTTCGAGCCCATGCGTGCGAGCGACCCGGCTGAGCCGGCCTCGTTTGAATGA
- the nadA gene encoding quinolinate synthase NadA has protein sequence MLEFDVAAPAERTESFAPAQERPAPATPALGQLYARVAKHVTPAEWPLIAREVEAIERLKRERNAVVLGHNYQAPEIFNTVADIVGDSLALAREAVTVDADVIVMAGVHFMAETAKLLNPSKTVLMPDMGAGCSLADSITAADIRLLKQRYPGVPVVTYVNTSAEVKAESDYCCTSGNAVKVVRAVAKEWGVTRILMLPDEFLAQNVQKEVPELELIAWKGHCEVHERFTPQDIRDLRENHPGVVVLAHPECPPEVVAEADYAGSTAGMADYVRDEKPARVVLITECSMADNVAVNHPDIEFVRPCNLCPHMRRITLPNIRRALETMTTQVEIDPAIADRARLAVERMLAIR, from the coding sequence ATGCTGGAATTCGATGTCGCGGCCCCCGCCGAGCGCACCGAATCCTTCGCGCCCGCGCAGGAGAGGCCCGCCCCCGCCACGCCGGCGCTGGGGCAGCTCTATGCCCGCGTCGCCAAGCACGTCACCCCGGCGGAATGGCCGCTGATCGCCCGCGAGGTCGAGGCGATCGAGCGCCTGAAGCGGGAGCGCAACGCCGTGGTGCTCGGCCACAATTACCAGGCGCCGGAAATCTTTAACACCGTGGCGGACATTGTCGGGGATTCGCTCGCCCTCGCCCGCGAGGCGGTGACGGTGGATGCCGACGTGATCGTCATGGCCGGCGTGCACTTCATGGCCGAGACCGCCAAGCTCTTGAACCCGTCCAAGACCGTGCTGATGCCGGATATGGGCGCGGGCTGCTCACTGGCCGACAGCATCACCGCCGCCGATATCCGCCTGCTGAAACAACGCTATCCCGGCGTGCCCGTCGTCACCTATGTCAACACCTCGGCCGAGGTGAAGGCGGAGAGCGATTATTGCTGCACGTCAGGCAATGCGGTGAAGGTGGTGCGCGCGGTGGCGAAGGAATGGGGCGTCACCCGCATCCTCATGCTCCCCGACGAGTTCCTCGCGCAGAATGTGCAGAAGGAAGTCCCCGAGCTGGAGCTGATCGCCTGGAAGGGCCATTGCGAAGTGCATGAGCGCTTCACCCCGCAGGATATTCGCGACCTGCGCGAGAACCATCCCGGCGTCGTGGTGCTGGCGCATCCCGAATGCCCGCCGGAAGTGGTGGCGGAAGCCGATTATGCCGGCTCCACCGCCGGCATGGCGGATTATGTGCGCGACGAGAAGCCGGCGCGGGTGGTGCTGATCACCGAATGCTCGATGGCCGACAATGTGGCGGTGAACCACCCCGACATCGAATTCGTGCGCCCGTGCAATCTCTGCCCGCATATGCGCCGCATCACCCTGCCGAACATCCGCCGGGCGCTGGAGACGATGACGACGCAGGTCGAGATCGACCCCGCTATTGCCGACCGCGCCCGCCTCGCCGTCGAGCGCATGCTCGCCATCCGCTGA